The nucleotide window CAATGCAACCGACCACCCGGTCAAGCCGTGGCGAACCAGCGCTCGGCGAGCGACTCGAACGTGGGCTCGGCCGGGGCGGGCAGCCGTTTCAGGTACGCGCCCAGGTTGCTGTAGTAATGCAGCAACGTCCAGGCCATCAGTCGCCGCCGCAGTTCCCGGTCCGGCTCGATCCCGTACGCCCGCAGCATCCGGCCGTAGAAGCGCCCGTCGCCGTTCGCGAGGAACACGGCGGGCCCGACGAAGTCGTACTCGGCGGCGCCGCGCATGGCCGGCTCGAAGTCGATCAGCCCGGTCAGCCGGCCGTCGGCGACCAGCAGGTGCTCGTCGAGGATCTCGGTGTGCAGCAGCACGGGCGTCTCCGCGCCGAGCGGCACCTCGGCGAGGAAGGACGGTATCTGGGCGACCCAGGCCGGGCCGAGCCCGAGCGCCCGCTGCCGGCCGGCGCACCCGCTCGCCTGGTCGCCGACGAACTCGGCCCAGTCGGCGGGCCACCACTCGTCGATCTCGGGTACGGCGAGGGCGTGCAGGGCGGCGATCGCCGCGCCGAGCTGATCGGCCAGGGCGTCCCGCTCGGGCGCGGCGAGGCCCGGCCAGACAGAGGAGAGCGGCACGCCGGGCATCCGGTCCATCAGGACGTAGCCCCACCGCTCGAAGCTCCCGGTGGCGTGCACGGCGGGCGTCGGCACCGGGAGGCGGCCGTGCACCGCCGCCAGGACCCCGGCCTCCACCGGCAGCTCGTCGACGTGCACCGGCGGGAAGAGCTTCAGGACCAGGTCGCCGACGGCGTAGACGGGAAGTGATCCGGTCGGGTAGCGCGACGCGGCACCGGTGACGCCGAGCGACGCGCAGAGGGCGCGGACGCCGGGGCCGAGCGCCTCCTCGTCGCGGGCGACGAAGTCGAAATCCTCCTCGTCGTCGGCGCATGGCCAGACCGTGTCGACGTTTTCCCTGGTCAAGTGCGCTCCACCTCGATGAACGACAGTCCGGGACGGCGGTGACGGGTAGCGCCGGACAACCACCTCACGTGCGAACTCCGACCCTGAAACTTGCAAGTTGATCCGGACAAACAGCATTATTCCGGTCGGTTCGAGCTTGTTGACCGCACAGCTGGTTCGACGACGGAGCACACCACAGCGGCCGGAAGGACACGACCACGGTGGACCAGGATGCCACGGGTGGCGGCGCACGCCCGGATTCCCTCGGCGCGTCGACCCTCGATCTCAGCGGGCGGTGCGTCGGCGGCTCGTACCTCCTCGTCCGCCCCATCGGGCAGGGCGCGACCGGCACGGTGTGGCGCGGGGTCGACCGGGCCTCGGGCGAGCCGGTCGCGGTCAAGCTGCTGCACGAGAGCCTGCTGCGCCAGCCGAAGCTGGTCACCCGCTTCGTGCAGGAGCGCACGATCCTGATGATGCTGCGGCACCGCAACGTGGTGCGGGTCCGCGACCTGATCACCGTCGGCGAGTCGCTGGGCCTGGTCATGGACCTGGTACCGGGCGGCAGCCTGCGCGAATACCTGCGGGAGCACCACACCCTGCGGCCCGGTGAGGCCGCCCGCGTCGCCGCGCAGGTCGCCGCGGCCCTGGCCGAGGCGCACGAGCTGGGCATCGTGCACCGCGACCTGAAGCCGGACAACATCCTGCTGCACCGCGAGGACGGCCGCCTCGACATCCGGCTGACCGACTTCGGCATCGCCCGGGTGCTGAACACGCCGAGCCTCACCACCTCGAACGCCGTCGTCGGCACGCCGCACTACATGGCGCCCGAGGCGTTCCAGAGCACCCCGACCAGCCCGGCCGCCGACGTGTACGCGCTCGGCGTGCTCATCTACGAGACGGTCTGCGGCCGGCCGCCGTACGACAGCGACAGCGTCCACGAGCTGATGCAGCTGCACCTCCAGGGCAACCCGGTGCGGCCGCCCGGCATCCCGGACGTGCTCTGGGACGTCATCGTCGGCTGCCTCGACCAGAGGCCGCGGCTGCGCCCGACGGCCGCCGAGCTGATCGCCGACCTCGGCGACGTCGAGCGCCGGGCGGGGGGCGCGCCGGCGCTGCCCAGGACGGCCGGTGCGCCGTCGCGCGCCCCGGCCCCGTCGCACCACCCGGTGACCCCGCCGCCCGAACCGGTGCACCCCTCGCTCGACGGCCGGCCGCGGGTACCCGCGCCGCGCGGCGGCAACCAGCCGGCCGGCTGGCGATGGGGGCGGCCCTGGGCGATGATCGGGCTGGTCACCGCGGCGATCGTGGCCTCCGGCGTGACCACGACGGCCTGGCATCTCGGCCGCGCCGATGATCCCGGCGCCGCCGTGGCGCAGGAGCCGATCCCGCGGGTGCCGGTGGTCCGCCCGGCCGGCTCGGCCGCCGCGACCCCGGCGACCACGCCCCACTCGCCGGTGAAGACAGCCGCGCCCGCCAAGGGCACCGCACGGCGCCCGGCGCCGATCGCCGCGCAGGCGCTCACCCCGGTGCGCCCGCGCAAGCCACAGGAGACCCGCCGGCCCGCCGCGCCGCGCACGGCCGGCACCCGGCCCCCGGTCCGCGAGGCCAAGGAGTACGGCCCCGAGAACTGCCGCAGGCGCCTCACCGTCGTCGACTTCAGCAACCCGATGCTGCACAACGCCTGCCACGCGATCGGCGCCAAGGTGCAGATCCGCGGCGGAATGACCGCGCCGAGCCGGGGCGAGGGCCGGATCTCGGTGGCCCTGCGGGACGCCGGCACCGGGCGCCTCGCCGGCGCACCGAAGGTCTGCGCGGGCCTCGACTACGGCCGGGAGCGTCCGATGCACGACTGCGGCCCGGTGACCCTCGACCCGCCGCACGGCCACCGGTACCAGGTGGTCGTGGAGTGGACCTTCACCCCGGCCGGCCGGCCGGCGACGACGGGCGAGGCGACGGGCGACGACTTCGACTGGTGAACGGCGGCGCGGGAAATAGGGTCGCCCGCGCCGGCGTTTCCACCTACCGTGATCGCCATGTTCGCCGCGCCCGGTATGCAGCTGCCCGCAGGGATCACCCTGCCGGTGGCTCCCGCGTGCGATACGCGAATCTGACCCTTCCCCAGACTGCGGCAGAACACGGGGAAGGGTGGCCCGTGCCGTTCTGGCGCGCGTCCCTGGGCAAGGCTCGCGTTCCGCTTTCCGACCCGACGTTTCTCGCATCCAGTGAGGACAGGCATTCCCATGGCCAAGAGCCAGTTCGTCCGTAACAAGCCACACCTGAACATCGGCACGATGGGTCACGTCGACCACGGCAAGACGACCCTGACCGCCGCCATCACGAAGGTCCTCGCCGACCGCGACCCGGCCGCCAACCGGTTCGTCGCCTTCGAGGGCATCGACAAGGCACCCGAGGAGGCCCTGCGCGGCATCACCATCAACATCTCGCACGTCGAGTACGAGACCGCCGGCCGCCACTACGCCCACGTCGACATGCCGGGGCACGCCGACTACGTGAAGAACATGATCACGGGGGCGGCGCAGGTGGACGGCGCGATCCTGGTGGTCTCGGCGCAGGACGGCGCGATGCCGCAGACCCGCGAGCACGTGCTGCTCGCCCAGCGGGTCGGCGTGCCGTACCTGGTCGTGGCGCTCAACAAGAGCGACGCGGTCGAGGACCCGGAGCTGCTCGACCTGGTCGAGCTGGAGGTGCGTGAGCTGCTCGGCGAGTACGGCTTCCCCGGCGACGAGGTGCCGGTGGTGCGGGTCAGCGCGCTGGGTGCCCTCGAAGGCGAGCCGCGGTGGACCCGGTCGGTCGTCGACCTGCTCGACGCCGTCGACGCGTACGTGCCGGTCCCGCCGCGCGAGCTGGGCGAGCCGTTCCTGATGCCGATCGAGAACGTGCTCACCATCAGCGGGCGTGGCACGGTCGTCACCGGGAAGATCGAGCGCGGCACGCTGCGGGTCGGCGAGCCGGTCGAGATCGTGGGCCTCGGCCCGACGGTGGCGACGGTCGCCACCGGCCTCGAGACGTTCGGCAGGTCGCTGCCGGTCGCGGAGGCCGGTGACAACGCGGCGGTGCTGCTCCGCGGCATCAAGCGCGACCAGGTGCGGCGCGGCCAGGTCGTGGCGCTGCCCGGCAGCGTCACCCCGCACCGCGCGTTCCGCGCGCGGCTGTACGCGCTGAGGAAGGAGGAGGGCGGAAGGCACACGCCGTTCGTGGCCAACTACCGTCCGCAGTTCTTCTTCCGCACCACCGACGTCTCCGGCGCGATCGACCTGGGCGACCGGCCGATGGTCATGCCGGGCGACACGGCGGAGGTGACCGTGTACCTGGGCAAGGAGGTCGCGATGGACGCCGGCCTCGGCTTCGCGGTCCGCGAGGGCGGCCACACGGTGGCGGCCGGAACGGTCACGGAGCTGCTCGACTGACGTGCCGGTGCCGTCCGGGAACCCGCCCGGGCGGCACCGGCCGTCACTGCTCCTCGGACTCGCGCTTGCGCAGCTCCTGCTCGGGCCGGCGCAGGTCGGCCTCCCAGCGCTTCATCATCGACTCGTCCTCGCGCAGCGAGCCGGCGAGCCTCTTCAGGAACTCCGGGTCGTCGTCCGGGGCGACCGGACCCTTCCTCGGGCGCTGGTCCTCCGGGAACCCGCTGCCGGGCCGCCACGTGGTGCCGTTGCTGAGCTGGACGGCGCGGGCCGGGCGCCCGGCGACGAACCAGGCGATCGGCCCGATCGGCGAGAACAGCAGGATGATGAAGACCCAGGCGATCCGAGGCAGGGCCCGGATCTGGAACTCCTCGGCGGAGAGGCAGTCGATCAGGGCGATGACCAGCAGCGCGAGGTCGATCAGCACGAAAAGCGAGTAGAGGCGGATCATGGCCAGAGATCTTCGCAGATCCGGGCCTTCCGCACCGGCCCGGGCGGGTGGTGGATCCCGCCCGGGCCGTTTTCGGGGGGCGGGTCAGCCGAGCGCCGCGTTCAGCGCCGGGAGGTAGCCGTACCGGTAGCCGGCGTTGTTCGGGTGGAACGAGTTCGTCGGCGGTACGACGGTCAGGCCGTGCAGCCACGCGTTGGTGCCGCAGATGCCGTGGCCGGCGAACTCGTCCTCGACGCTCGACCAGGTGAAGCCGGCCGCCTGTGAGCGCGCGGCGATCACCTTGTTGAGCTCGACGGCGCCCTTGTTCAGCGACTTGCGCTTGGTCACGCTCATGCCGCCGACGCCGCAGTTCGCGACCGTCTCGTCGAACAGGATCGGGTAGCCGAGTACGACGACCTTGGCGTTGGGTGCCTTGCCCCGGATGTCGGCGTACGTGGCGTTGAGCTTGGCCGGCAGCTGGTCGCGCACCTTGACCAGGGCGTCGGCCACGGCGGACGCGCAGCCGCTGTCGCTGGCCAGCGTGCAGGTGATCACCGTGTCGGCGAAGCCGATGTCGTTGCCGCCGATGGTCAGCGTGACCAGGTCGGTCTCGGCGTTCAGGCCGGACAGCTGCCCGGACCGCAGGGTGGCGGTGGTCGCGCCGCTACAGGCGTTCGACCGGTACGTCTTCGGGCTGTTCGCCGTGTTCCACAGGCCGGGGTAGGCGTTCGAGCTGCGCAGGCAGAGCCCGGTCTGCCCGGACGCGCCGACGCCGGACGAGTACGAGTCGCCGAGCGCGACGTAGTCCCAGTCGGACACGGCCGCCGCGGCCGCCGCGGCGGGCGCGGCGATGACGAGGCTGAGAAGGGTCGAGGTGACGAGGCAGGCGAGGACGTTGGTGCGTCTGCTCATCGGGTTGGCCTCCGGATCCGCGGGGGGATGGGGGCCGGAGCGCTCCGGTTACCGAACAGTAAGTCAAGACTTCATGGAAAGAAACATAGTGACATT belongs to Amorphoplanes digitatis and includes:
- a CDS encoding aminoglycoside phosphotransferase family protein translates to MTRENVDTVWPCADDEEDFDFVARDEEALGPGVRALCASLGVTGAASRYPTGSLPVYAVGDLVLKLFPPVHVDELPVEAGVLAAVHGRLPVPTPAVHATGSFERWGYVLMDRMPGVPLSSVWPGLAAPERDALADQLGAAIAALHALAVPEIDEWWPADWAEFVGDQASGCAGRQRALGLGPAWVAQIPSFLAEVPLGAETPVLLHTEILDEHLLVADGRLTGLIDFEPAMRGAAEYDFVGPAVFLANGDGRFYGRMLRAYGIEPDRELRRRLMAWTLLHYYSNLGAYLKRLPAPAEPTFESLAERWFATA
- a CDS encoding serine/threonine protein kinase translates to MDQDATGGGARPDSLGASTLDLSGRCVGGSYLLVRPIGQGATGTVWRGVDRASGEPVAVKLLHESLLRQPKLVTRFVQERTILMMLRHRNVVRVRDLITVGESLGLVMDLVPGGSLREYLREHHTLRPGEAARVAAQVAAALAEAHELGIVHRDLKPDNILLHREDGRLDIRLTDFGIARVLNTPSLTTSNAVVGTPHYMAPEAFQSTPTSPAADVYALGVLIYETVCGRPPYDSDSVHELMQLHLQGNPVRPPGIPDVLWDVIVGCLDQRPRLRPTAAELIADLGDVERRAGGAPALPRTAGAPSRAPAPSHHPVTPPPEPVHPSLDGRPRVPAPRGGNQPAGWRWGRPWAMIGLVTAAIVASGVTTTAWHLGRADDPGAAVAQEPIPRVPVVRPAGSAAATPATTPHSPVKTAAPAKGTARRPAPIAAQALTPVRPRKPQETRRPAAPRTAGTRPPVREAKEYGPENCRRRLTVVDFSNPMLHNACHAIGAKVQIRGGMTAPSRGEGRISVALRDAGTGRLAGAPKVCAGLDYGRERPMHDCGPVTLDPPHGHRYQVVVEWTFTPAGRPATTGEATGDDFDW
- the tuf gene encoding elongation factor Tu, with amino-acid sequence MAKSQFVRNKPHLNIGTMGHVDHGKTTLTAAITKVLADRDPAANRFVAFEGIDKAPEEALRGITINISHVEYETAGRHYAHVDMPGHADYVKNMITGAAQVDGAILVVSAQDGAMPQTREHVLLAQRVGVPYLVVALNKSDAVEDPELLDLVELEVRELLGEYGFPGDEVPVVRVSALGALEGEPRWTRSVVDLLDAVDAYVPVPPRELGEPFLMPIENVLTISGRGTVVTGKIERGTLRVGEPVEIVGLGPTVATVATGLETFGRSLPVAEAGDNAAVLLRGIKRDQVRRGQVVALPGSVTPHRAFRARLYALRKEEGGRHTPFVANYRPQFFFRTTDVSGAIDLGDRPMVMPGDTAEVTVYLGKEVAMDAGLGFAVREGGHTVAAGTVTELLD
- a CDS encoding PLD nuclease N-terminal domain-containing protein, with the translated sequence MIRLYSLFVLIDLALLVIALIDCLSAEEFQIRALPRIAWVFIILLFSPIGPIAWFVAGRPARAVQLSNGTTWRPGSGFPEDQRPRKGPVAPDDDPEFLKRLAGSLREDESMMKRWEADLRRPEQELRKRESEEQ
- a CDS encoding SGNH/GDSL hydrolase family protein; translation: MSRRTNVLACLVTSTLLSLVIAAPAAAAAAAVSDWDYVALGDSYSSGVGASGQTGLCLRSSNAYPGLWNTANSPKTYRSNACSGATTATLRSGQLSGLNAETDLVTLTIGGNDIGFADTVITCTLASDSGCASAVADALVKVRDQLPAKLNATYADIRGKAPNAKVVVLGYPILFDETVANCGVGGMSVTKRKSLNKGAVELNKVIAARSQAAGFTWSSVEDEFAGHGICGTNAWLHGLTVVPPTNSFHPNNAGYRYGYLPALNAALG